Proteins from a genomic interval of Candidatus Rubidus massiliensis:
- a CDS encoding Collagen triple helix repeat (20 copies) produces MTKRINLLILPFFLLFFSITDLANAQDFDGMDAAAYADDEELYQYYRNLQNYFRQKRRQQLYARGRQAAPAIIGTAAGIVGGVIGANINSGDRGRRGRAGQDGEPGPAGTPGAPGPAGDPGPAGPPGPSGTPGTSGPTGPSGPTGPIGPTGAGETGATGATGATGATGATGPTGADGLIGPTGATGATGSGATGATGATGATGATGADGLLGPTGATGATGATGATGATGADGLVGPTGATGATGSGATGATGATGATGATGADGLLGPTGATGSTGATGATGATGATGATGATGADGLLGPTGATGSTGATGATGATGATGADGLIGPTGATGATGSGATGATGATGATGATGADGLLGPTGATGATGATGATGATGATGADGLIGPTGATGATGSGATGATGATGATGATGADGLLGPTGATGATGATGATGATGATGADGLIGPTGATGATGSGATGATGATGATGATGATGATGATGATGVGATGATGATGATGATGGTGATGATGATGATGATGVGATGATGATGATGATGATGATGVGATGATGATGATGATGVGATGATGATGATGATGATGVGATGATGATGATGATGATGVGATGATGATGATGATGATGATGVGATGATGATGATGATGATGATGVGATGATGATGATGATGATGVGATGATGATGATGATGATGVGATGATGATGATGATGATGVGATGATGATGATGATGATGVGATGATGATGATGVGATGATGGTGATGATGATGATGATGVGATGATGATGATGATGATGGTGATGATGATGVGATGATGATGATGATGATGATGATGATGATGSTGPTGANPFVADTGQTLTFNFTNTAALSLGSVVMRPYVTTPDGQVLTPGVFNGTLNETLTQTVTNPVYGDYEFGVQFSGSVIVALSAILRETVVASRNSSTTVYPNINVNLTIGAVPRTQNSFIFNYGPAVTNVP; encoded by the coding sequence ATGACAAAACGGATTAATTTATTAATCTTGCCTTTCTTTTTGCTATTTTTTTCTATCACAGACTTGGCAAATGCACAAGACTTTGATGGAATGGATGCGGCTGCTTACGCAGACGATGAAGAATTGTATCAATATTATCGCAATTTACAAAATTATTTTAGGCAAAAAAGAAGACAACAATTATATGCAAGAGGGCGACAAGCCGCTCCCGCTATTATAGGAACAGCTGCTGGTATAGTAGGGGGTGTTATTGGTGCTAATATTAATAGTGGTGACAGAGGCAGGAGAGGAAGGGCTGGTCAAGACGGAGAACCGGGTCCTGCTGGAACTCCAGGTGCACCAGGACCTGCAGGAGATCCAGGACCTGCTGGACCTCCCGGGCCGTCTGGTACACCTGGTACATCAGGGCCAACTGGACCTTCTGGCCCAACTGGTCCTATTGGACCAACGGGTGCTGGTGAAACAGGAGCTACTGGTGCCACAGGGGCTACAGGAGCAACTGGCGCGACAGGACCAACAGGAGCTGATGGCTTAATCGGTCCAACGGGTGCGACAGGGGCTACAGGTTCAGGCGCTACAGGTGCTACAGGAGCCACAGGGGCGACAGGCGCTACCGGTGCTGATGGTCTACTTGGACCAACAGGTGCTACCGGAGCTACAGGTGCGACAGGAGCAACAGGGGCTACCGGAGCTGATGGTTTAGTCGGTCCAACGGGTGCTACAGGGGCTACAGGTTCAGGCGCTACTGGAGCAACAGGAGCCACAGGGGCAACAGGCGCTACTGGGGCTGATGGTCTACTTGGACCAACAGGTGCTACCGGATCTACAGGAGCCACCGGCGCAACAGGTGCAACAGGAGCCACAGGGGCAACAGGCGCTACTGGGGCTGATGGTCTACTTGGACCAACAGGTGCTACCGGATCTACAGGAGCCACCGGCGCAACAGGTGCAACAGGAGCTACCGGAGCTGATGGTTTAATCGGTCCAACAGGGGCGACAGGGGCTACAGGTTCAGGAGCTACTGGGGCAACAGGAGCCACAGGGGCAACAGGCGCTACTGGGGCTGATGGTCTACTTGGACCAACAGGTGCTACCGGAGCTACAGGAGCCACCGGCGCAACAGGTGCAACAGGAGCTACCGGAGCTGACGGTTTAATCGGTCCAACGGGTGCGACAGGGGCTACAGGTTCAGGAGCTACTGGGGCAACAGGAGCCACAGGGGCAACAGGCGCTACTGGGGCTGATGGTCTACTTGGACCAACAGGTGCTACCGGAGCTACAGGAGCCACCGGCGCAACAGGTGCAACAGGAGCTACCGGAGCTGACGGTTTAATCGGTCCAACGGGTGCGACAGGGGCTACAGGTTCAGGCGCTACTGGGGCAACAGGTGCCACAGGTGCAACAGGCGCTACAGGTGCAACCGGTGCTACGGGCGCTACTGGCGCTACTGGAGTTGGAGCCACAGGAGCTACAGGTGCGACTGGTGCTACGGGCGCTACTGGTGGAACAGGAGCAACTGGCGCGACAGGCGCTACAGGTGCTACGGGCGCTACTGGCGTTGGAGCAACAGGTGCCACAGGTGCAACAGGCGCTACAGGTGCAACCGGTGCTACGGGCGCCACTGGCGTTGGAGCAACAGGCGCTACAGGTGCAACCGGTGCTACGGGCGCTACTGGAGTTGGAGCAACAGGTGCCACAGGTGCCACAGGCGCTACAGGTGCTACAGGCGCTACTGGCGTTGGAGCAACAGGTGCCACAGGTGCCACAGGCGCTACAGGTGCTACGGGCGCTACTGGCGTTGGAGCAACAGGTGCCACAGGTGCTACAGGAGCTACAGGCGCTACTGGCGCTACAGGCGCTACTGGCGTTGGAGCAACAGGTGCCACAGGTGCTACAGGAGCTACAGGCGCTACTGGCGCTACAGGCGCTACTGGCGTTGGAGCAACAGGTGCCACAGGTGCCACAGGCGCTACAGGTGCTACGGGCGCTACTGGAGTTGGAGCAACAGGTGCCACAGGTGCCACAGGCGCTACAGGTGCTACGGGCGCTACTGGAGTTGGAGCAACAGGTGCCACAGGTGCCACAGGAGCTACAGGCGCTACAGGCGCTACTGGAGTTGGAGCAACAGGTGCCACAGGTGCTACAGGAGCTACAGGCGCTACAGGCGCTACTGGCGTTGGAGCCACAGGAGCCACAGGTGCTACGGGCGCTACTGGAGTTGGAGCAACAGGCGCTACTGGTGGAACAGGAGCAACTGGCGCGACAGGCGCTACAGGTGCTACAGGTGCTACTGGAGTTGGAGCCACAGGAGCCACAGGTGCCACAGGAGCTACAGGTGCAACAGGCGCTACTGGTGGAACAGGAGCAACTGGCGCGACAGGCGCTACAGGGGTTGGAGCCACAGGGGCTACAGGTGCGACAGGAGCCACAGGTGCGACAGGCGCTACAGGTGCAACTGGTGCCACAGGGGCTACCGGAGCCACAGGTTCGACAGGACCAACGGGAGCAAATCCGTTTGTGGCAGATACAGGTCAAACATTAACGTTCAATTTTACAAATACAGCTGCTCTTTCACTAGGAAGTGTAGTCATGAGGCCTTATGTAACTACACCTGACGGGCAAGTATTAACACCTGGAGTATTTAATGGTACTCTAAATGAGACATTAACCCAGACCGTAACTAATCCAGTCTATGGCGATTATGAGTTTGGTGTTCAATTTTCAGGTTCGGTAATTGTGGCTTTAAGTGCCATTTTAAGAGAAACTGTCGTGGCGTCTAGAAATAGTAGTACGACTGTTTATCCAAATATAAATGTCAATTTAACAATAGGTGCTGTACCTCGTACGCAAAATAGTTTTATTTTTAACTATGGACCTGCTGTGACTAATGTACCTTAA
- a CDS encoding putative regulatory protein, FmdB family, translating to MPTYEYICQNCYHSQELFHKINENPSINCPSCQSNLMRRGPGGGIGIALKGTGFYETDYVKKQSQCCPCGKGSSNCY from the coding sequence ATGCCAACTTACGAATATATTTGTCAAAATTGCTATCATTCACAAGAACTTTTTCATAAAATTAACGAAAATCCCTCTATAAATTGTCCATCATGCCAATCAAATCTCATGAGAAGAGGACCTGGTGGTGGAATAGGAATCGCTCTAAAAGGAACGGGCTTTTACGAAACAGATTATGTCAAAAAACAAAGCCAATGCTGTCCCTGTGGTAAAGGTAGTTCGAATTGCTATTAA
- the groL_1 gene encoding Stress protein H5, whose translation MASKMLKFNEEALKSILKGVQTLAKAVKVTLGPKGRNVVINKKFGSPLSTKDGVTVAKEITLKDKFENMGAQLVKEVASKTSDVAGDGTTTAIVLAEAIYTAGVKNVIAGTNPMGIKKGIDIAVETICKELTNLSTPINSANEVKQIATISANNDPEIGNIIAEAMEKVGKDGIITVTEAKGIETTLDVVEGMQFDKGYLSPYFINNPENMTVELKDAAILITDKKISTIKEIVPILEKHIQHTKGSKDILIIADDVDGEALSTLVINKLRSQLPICAVKAPGFGDKRKAILQDIAILTGGTVITEELGLHLEDVGTEVLGHAKTIKIGKEDTTIIDGAGNHEQVQERVSQIKAELKNPSTSSYEKEKLEERLAKLVGGVAVINLGAATETELKEKKARVEDALHATRAAVAEGIVPGGGVALLRAAKALDKLEVADEDIQIGIDIIKKAAFEPASAIATNCGLQGNMIAEKVYEMDGPFGFNGAEDKICNLLEAGIIDPSKVTRTALTNAASVSGLLLTTDAMITEVPKPKSENAPGMGMGGMGGMGGMGGMGGMGMGGMDMM comes from the coding sequence ATGGCATCAAAAATGCTTAAATTCAATGAAGAAGCCTTAAAATCAATTTTAAAAGGCGTCCAAACTTTAGCAAAAGCTGTTAAAGTTACTTTAGGTCCAAAAGGGAGAAACGTTGTCATTAATAAAAAATTTGGTTCTCCTTTATCTACAAAAGATGGTGTTACAGTTGCTAAAGAAATTACATTAAAAGATAAATTTGAAAATATGGGAGCACAACTTGTAAAAGAAGTTGCTTCTAAAACTTCAGATGTAGCGGGTGATGGGACCACAACAGCAATCGTTTTAGCAGAAGCTATCTATACAGCAGGTGTTAAAAATGTTATTGCCGGCACGAATCCTATGGGAATAAAAAAGGGAATAGATATTGCCGTTGAAACCATCTGTAAAGAATTAACAAATTTATCAACACCTATTAATAGTGCAAATGAAGTTAAACAAATTGCTACAATTTCAGCAAATAATGATCCTGAAATTGGAAATATTATTGCAGAAGCCATGGAAAAAGTTGGGAAAGATGGAATCATCACAGTAACCGAAGCGAAAGGCATAGAAACAACTTTAGATGTTGTAGAAGGAATGCAGTTTGACAAAGGATATTTATCTCCCTACTTTATTAATAATCCAGAAAATATGACTGTAGAATTAAAAGATGCGGCTATTTTGATAACGGATAAAAAAATTTCTACTATTAAAGAAATTGTACCTATTTTAGAAAAGCATATCCAACACACAAAAGGTTCAAAAGACATTCTTATTATTGCAGACGATGTTGATGGAGAAGCATTATCTACTTTAGTTATTAATAAATTGAGAAGCCAATTACCCATTTGCGCTGTAAAGGCCCCAGGCTTTGGCGATAAAAGAAAAGCCATTTTACAAGATATAGCTATTCTTACCGGCGGAACCGTTATTACAGAAGAATTGGGCTTACATTTAGAAGATGTCGGTACGGAAGTTTTAGGACACGCTAAAACTATAAAAATTGGCAAAGAAGATACAACTATTATAGATGGAGCTGGAAATCACGAGCAAGTTCAAGAACGCGTTTCCCAAATTAAGGCTGAACTTAAAAATCCTTCCACATCCAGCTATGAAAAAGAAAAATTAGAAGAAAGACTTGCCAAATTAGTCGGTGGTGTTGCTGTAATTAACTTAGGAGCGGCAACTGAAACGGAATTAAAGGAAAAGAAAGCGCGTGTAGAGGATGCTTTACATGCCACAAGAGCGGCCGTGGCTGAAGGGATTGTCCCAGGTGGAGGCGTAGCCTTGTTAAGAGCTGCTAAAGCCTTAGACAAACTTGAAGTTGCTGATGAAGACATACAAATAGGTATTGATATCATAAAAAAAGCGGCTTTTGAACCTGCAAGTGCCATCGCTACAAATTGTGGTTTACAAGGGAATATGATAGCCGAAAAAGTATATGAAATGGACGGACCTTTTGGCTTCAATGGTGCAGAAGATAAAATATGTAATTTATTAGAAGCTGGAATTATAGATCCTTCTAAAGTTACAAGAACTGCTTTAACCAATGCAGCTTCCGTTTCGGGGCTTTTACTAACTACCGATGCTATGATTACAGAAGTTCCAAAACCTAAATCTGAAAATGCACCAGGCATGGGCATGGGCGGAATGGGTGGTATGGGCGGAATGGGAGGCATGGGTGGTATGGGTATGGGTGGAATGGACATGATGTAA
- a CDS encoding co-chaperonin GroES, translating to MTSIKPLGNRVLVKRSKAQQSKGGILLPDSAQEKPKIGEVVAAGPGKLDEKGNREPMNVQPGNKVLFSNYAGTEVKSENEEELLILKEDEDILGIIS from the coding sequence ATGACTTCGATTAAACCTCTTGGAAATCGTGTATTGGTTAAACGCAGTAAAGCACAACAGAGTAAAGGAGGAATACTTCTTCCAGATAGCGCACAAGAGAAACCAAAAATTGGTGAAGTTGTCGCCGCTGGTCCTGGAAAACTAGATGAAAAAGGGAATAGAGAACCTATGAATGTGCAGCCTGGTAACAAGGTACTATTTAGCAATTACGCTGGAACAGAAGTTAAAAGTGAAAATGAAGAAGAACTTTTAATTTTAAAAGAAGATGAAGACATTTTAGGGATTATTTCATAA
- the putA gene encoding Bifunctional protein PutA → MRSSSYIDQAKVIISSVRGKKQTLEGRRENAIDLSVLLLQEARRIQSYKERNAQMQLARMVKDPNGKNFTTEMTDQCFRSINNRRAADQIKYLIDKNGIPKFLPFFKRLSLKFFQIFGSTLPALSVPLVKFFIRKETEQVVISADEKKFKNYLEKRKNENIVLNINHLGEAILGEKEALSRLNIYINDLANPDIKYISVKISTIFSQINLLAQDQTIDILSERLRELYRAVLKNPLSVNGKTLFKFVNLDMEEYKDLYLTVDVFKKVLSEPEFIALPAGIVLQSYLPDSYLIQQELTQWALKRVEAKGAPIKIRIVKGANLAMEQVDASLKGWELAPFTTKVEVDANFKRMLHYGLKKEHAKAVIIGVGSHNLFDIAYAMLLAFENEVETFISFEMLEGMADHIRRVVQDFFKEIVLYCPTAKDQEFQYAIAYLVRRLDENTAPNNFLRHSFDLIPGTKAWQKQSSLFSMACRSINSISGEPRRKQNRLANQISSCCTYFANEPDTDWSLTTNQVWAKQIIDNAKQLKVRDIPLVINGKEEISIDGEFGAGFDPSNPQKLFYRYALANSEQIDLVVDSSLEAFFIWSSTTLDERSTIIKKLACLLQEHRAQFIEAMLTDTGKTILEADTEVSEAIDFANYYRFIMNEIVLLSDVDLKPKGVVLVTPPWNFPCSIAAGGIIAALITGNTVIFKPAPEAVLVGWTLVNLFWKAGVSKSVLQFINCIDETTGSQLIKNKKISTVVLTGATETAKLFYQMKPGIDLIAETGGKNCIIVTNMADRDLAIKDIVQSAFGFTGQKCSACSLVICEAEVYDDPHFLSQLVDAVSSLKVDSAWNLATKVNPLIKAPNATLYNALTTLEEGEEWLLKPNCHPNNPNLWSPGIKKGVKPGSVTHTVEFFGPILGIIRAENLKEAIEIANLTPYGLTSGLHSLDQREQTFWLDHIEAGNCYINRGITGAVVQRQPFGGFKASSFGPGLKAGGPNYLFQFLHVQQKSNPIQKETLRAELVELSRMAKETLDLEDGMTIETAIANYEYFWKHYFSKEHDPSQILGQDNILKYVPQKNLWIRIEDLDDLKDIYLIIAACIVCKCPVQLSFDKNLSLKKFDFNVFSKLHVRFESKKEFLENIIHIKNVRVRFINSPSVDILDTLAKQGISVIVEKPCANGRIELLKYLREVSISRDYHRYGNLGDREAEERVPAILGTLPSSCGVNCNCSRKSDGNI, encoded by the coding sequence ATGCGCAGCTCTTCTTATATAGATCAAGCAAAAGTCATTATTTCCTCCGTTCGGGGAAAAAAGCAAACCTTAGAGGGTAGAAGAGAAAATGCAATCGATCTTTCTGTTCTGCTTTTACAAGAGGCAAGAAGAATTCAATCTTATAAAGAAAGAAATGCACAAATGCAGCTTGCTCGAATGGTCAAAGACCCTAATGGCAAAAATTTTACTACTGAAATGACAGATCAATGTTTTAGAAGCATAAATAACAGACGAGCGGCTGATCAGATTAAATATCTAATTGATAAAAACGGTATACCAAAATTCCTTCCTTTCTTTAAACGATTAAGCTTAAAATTTTTTCAAATATTTGGATCTACATTACCAGCTTTAAGCGTACCTCTCGTTAAATTTTTTATTCGCAAAGAGACGGAACAAGTTGTTATCTCAGCGGATGAAAAAAAATTTAAAAATTATTTAGAAAAAAGAAAAAATGAAAATATTGTTTTGAATATTAATCATTTAGGCGAGGCTATTTTAGGTGAGAAAGAGGCCCTTTCCCGTCTAAATATATATATAAACGACCTGGCAAATCCAGATATTAAGTACATTTCAGTAAAAATTTCCACAATATTTAGCCAAATTAATTTACTAGCTCAAGATCAAACCATAGATATTTTGTCAGAACGATTGAGAGAACTTTATAGGGCAGTTTTAAAAAATCCACTTAGTGTGAATGGAAAAACATTGTTTAAGTTTGTCAATCTAGACATGGAAGAATATAAGGATTTATATTTAACGGTAGATGTATTTAAAAAAGTATTATCTGAACCTGAATTTATTGCACTTCCAGCTGGAATAGTTTTGCAAAGCTACTTACCAGATTCTTACTTAATTCAGCAAGAACTAACTCAATGGGCATTAAAAAGAGTTGAGGCAAAAGGGGCTCCTATAAAAATACGTATTGTTAAAGGAGCAAATTTGGCCATGGAGCAAGTGGATGCTTCTTTAAAAGGCTGGGAATTAGCCCCCTTTACTACAAAAGTTGAGGTTGATGCTAATTTCAAACGAATGCTCCATTATGGATTGAAAAAAGAGCACGCAAAAGCTGTGATTATAGGAGTTGGTAGTCATAACCTGTTTGATATAGCTTACGCGATGTTACTAGCTTTTGAAAATGAGGTTGAAACATTCATTTCTTTTGAAATGTTAGAAGGAATGGCGGATCATATTCGTCGTGTTGTGCAAGATTTTTTTAAGGAAATTGTACTTTATTGCCCGACGGCGAAAGATCAAGAATTTCAGTATGCGATAGCTTATTTGGTAAGACGATTAGATGAAAATACAGCGCCAAATAATTTTTTGCGCCATTCATTTGATTTAATACCTGGAACTAAAGCTTGGCAAAAACAATCCTCCTTATTTTCAATGGCTTGTCGATCTATTAATTCCATTTCGGGGGAACCTCGCAGAAAGCAAAATCGGTTAGCAAATCAGATTTCATCTTGTTGCACCTATTTTGCCAATGAACCAGATACCGATTGGTCTTTAACAACAAATCAAGTTTGGGCAAAGCAAATCATAGATAACGCTAAGCAATTAAAAGTTCGAGATATTCCTTTAGTGATTAATGGTAAGGAAGAAATTTCGATCGATGGAGAATTTGGCGCTGGTTTTGATCCGTCTAATCCCCAAAAACTTTTTTATCGTTACGCATTAGCGAATAGTGAACAGATCGATCTTGTAGTTGATAGTTCTTTAGAAGCTTTTTTTATATGGTCCTCAACTACATTAGATGAGCGATCAACCATCATAAAAAAATTAGCCTGCTTATTACAAGAGCATAGAGCACAATTTATAGAAGCTATGTTGACCGACACTGGTAAGACAATTCTTGAAGCCGATACTGAAGTTTCAGAAGCGATTGATTTTGCGAATTATTATCGTTTTATAATGAATGAAATAGTGCTCCTAAGCGATGTAGATCTTAAACCTAAAGGTGTTGTATTAGTTACCCCACCATGGAATTTTCCCTGTTCTATCGCAGCGGGTGGTATAATTGCGGCTTTAATTACCGGAAATACGGTAATTTTTAAGCCAGCTCCAGAGGCTGTTTTAGTAGGTTGGACTCTTGTAAACCTTTTTTGGAAAGCAGGTGTTAGTAAAAGCGTTTTACAGTTTATAAACTGTATAGATGAAACAACAGGTAGTCAATTAATTAAAAATAAAAAAATTTCTACTGTCGTTTTAACTGGCGCTACAGAGACTGCTAAGCTGTTTTATCAAATGAAACCAGGTATTGACTTGATTGCTGAAACGGGAGGAAAAAATTGTATTATCGTCACTAATATGGCTGATCGTGATTTAGCCATAAAAGATATAGTACAGTCAGCTTTTGGGTTTACAGGACAAAAATGCAGTGCTTGTAGTTTAGTGATTTGTGAAGCAGAAGTTTACGATGATCCTCATTTTTTAAGTCAACTAGTCGATGCCGTTTCAAGCCTTAAAGTAGACAGTGCTTGGAATCTTGCAACTAAAGTAAATCCTTTAATTAAAGCACCTAATGCAACTTTGTATAACGCCTTAACAACTTTAGAAGAAGGTGAAGAGTGGTTATTGAAGCCAAACTGTCATCCTAATAATCCAAATTTGTGGTCACCCGGCATTAAGAAAGGGGTAAAGCCTGGAAGTGTAACTCATACCGTTGAATTTTTCGGTCCCATACTTGGCATAATAAGAGCCGAAAATTTAAAAGAGGCGATTGAGATTGCGAATCTTACCCCTTATGGATTAACAAGTGGTCTGCATAGCTTAGACCAACGAGAGCAAACATTTTGGCTAGATCATATAGAAGCTGGAAATTGCTATATTAATAGAGGCATTACGGGAGCCGTAGTACAAAGGCAACCTTTTGGGGGCTTTAAAGCTAGTAGTTTTGGACCCGGACTTAAAGCTGGGGGTCCAAATTATTTATTTCAGTTTTTGCATGTTCAACAAAAATCAAATCCAATTCAAAAAGAAACATTAAGAGCTGAATTAGTGGAACTTTCGAGAATGGCTAAAGAAACTTTAGATTTAGAAGATGGGATGACAATCGAAACGGCCATTGCAAATTACGAATATTTTTGGAAACATTACTTTTCTAAAGAACACGATCCAAGTCAAATTCTTGGACAGGATAATATTTTAAAATATGTGCCCCAAAAAAATTTATGGATACGTATTGAAGATCTAGATGATTTAAAGGATATCTATTTAATTATAGCCGCTTGCATTGTTTGTAAATGTCCAGTACAATTGAGCTTCGATAAAAATCTCTCTTTGAAAAAATTTGATTTCAACGTTTTTTCTAAATTACATGTTCGATTTGAATCTAAAAAAGAATTTTTAGAAAATATTATTCACATAAAAAATGTGCGTGTAAGATTTATAAATTCACCATCTGTCGATATATTAGACACTTTGGCAAAACAAGGCATTTCAGTAATTGTGGAAAAGCCATGTGCAAATGGAAGGATCGAATTGCTAAAATATTTAAGAGAAGTCAGCATTAGCAGAGATTATCATCGATATGGAAATTTAGGAGATCGAGAGGCGGAGGAGCGCGTACCTGCAATCTTAGGAACACTTCCTTCCTCTTGCGGAGTTAATTGTAACTGTAGTAGAAAATCAGATGGAAATATTTGA
- the pcrA gene encoding ATP-dependent DNA helicase PcrA yields MEIFDQLNEEQKKAVEFVEGPLLVLAGAGSGKTRVVTYRIANLLQKKVPPQKILGLTFTNKAAGEMKERIEALTKSHVLICTFHSLGARILRESIGVLGYKKDFTIYDDDDTDRLIKTCLQDLNIKDKAAEPKAFKSMISKAKNSLISPDAINKDDYTNKLEQFFPSVYSLYQDKLKQYNALDFDDLLYLPVMMFHEFPEVLEFYQNRWHFLLIDEYQDTNEAQYELVQLLVAKRKNLFVVGDPDQSIYSWRGANIRNIMNFERDYPGATIVRLEQNYRSKSNILEAANALIKNNDNRYEKSLWSNLGAGELIKYYSADGDKAEAEFVAEKIRFYHEQQHIPYNQMVIFYRTNSQSRSFEDRFFLKRIPYVIVGGLSFYQRREIKDILSYLRIIYSGADYISFVRSINLPKRGIGDATLDKLRNFSELEQRSIFGYCQALVKLDFLHHSLKLNVKQFEGLKGYVELVERLKKISHESNLSTLVKETIQLTGYLDYIKEDLETFEDRKANLDALIAKAVEWEATVTDPSLGSFLEELSLKSTLDEVNGNNERVNLMTIHNGKGLEFTLTFLVGLEEELFPHANARDNHAAIEEERRLCYVGMTRAKEYLYITNSKHRFMWGTPKIQRPSRFLKEIPSEYVEKVNSYDEYPYRQKPTFKPHYTEKQEESVEEKPSSAKWARVSFSSFTEKTSIEPDQTIYKEGDTIFHKEFGIGLMKQVYQGSMGLTYKILFSNDGKERTLIAKFAKLKKL; encoded by the coding sequence ATGGAAATATTTGATCAATTAAATGAAGAGCAAAAAAAAGCTGTCGAATTCGTAGAAGGGCCACTATTAGTCTTGGCAGGAGCAGGCTCTGGGAAAACAAGAGTTGTTACTTATCGAATCGCTAATTTATTGCAAAAAAAAGTTCCTCCCCAAAAAATTCTTGGTTTAACTTTTACAAATAAAGCAGCTGGAGAAATGAAAGAAAGAATTGAAGCTTTGACAAAAAGCCACGTTCTTATTTGTACCTTTCATAGCTTAGGGGCTAGAATTTTGCGCGAGTCAATTGGTGTTTTGGGTTATAAGAAAGATTTTACTATATATGACGATGATGATACAGATCGATTGATAAAAACTTGTCTTCAAGATCTAAATATTAAAGATAAAGCAGCTGAACCTAAGGCTTTTAAATCTATGATTTCAAAAGCTAAAAATAGTCTCATTTCTCCAGATGCTATTAATAAAGATGATTACACTAACAAATTAGAACAGTTTTTTCCATCCGTATATTCATTGTATCAAGATAAATTAAAGCAATACAATGCTTTAGATTTTGATGACTTGTTATATTTGCCTGTGATGATGTTTCATGAATTTCCAGAGGTTTTAGAGTTTTATCAAAATAGATGGCATTTCTTACTAATCGATGAATACCAAGATACGAACGAAGCTCAATATGAACTAGTACAACTTTTGGTAGCTAAACGAAAAAATTTATTTGTTGTTGGAGATCCCGATCAATCAATTTATTCTTGGAGAGGAGCAAATATTCGCAATATTATGAATTTTGAGCGTGATTACCCCGGTGCTACGATTGTGCGCTTAGAGCAAAATTATAGAAGTAAAAGTAATATTTTAGAAGCGGCCAACGCTTTAATAAAAAACAATGACAATCGTTATGAAAAAAGCTTATGGAGTAATTTAGGGGCTGGCGAACTCATAAAATATTATAGTGCAGACGGTGATAAAGCAGAGGCTGAATTTGTAGCGGAAAAAATACGTTTTTATCATGAACAGCAACATATTCCTTATAATCAGATGGTGATTTTTTATCGTACGAATTCTCAATCACGTTCATTTGAAGATCGCTTCTTTTTAAAAAGAATTCCTTACGTAATTGTGGGTGGATTGTCTTTTTATCAACGTAGAGAAATTAAAGATATATTATCTTACTTGCGAATTATTTATTCAGGTGCCGATTATATTTCATTTGTCAGAAGCATTAATTTACCCAAAAGAGGTATAGGTGATGCTACATTAGATAAATTGAGAAATTTTTCTGAACTTGAGCAAAGATCAATTTTTGGTTATTGTCAAGCCTTGGTAAAACTAGATTTCCTACATCACTCCTTAAAATTAAATGTAAAACAGTTTGAAGGATTAAAAGGTTATGTCGAATTAGTTGAGCGGTTAAAAAAAATTTCGCATGAAAGTAATCTCTCTACTTTAGTAAAAGAAACTATTCAATTAACAGGCTATTTAGATTACATTAAAGAAGACTTAGAAACTTTTGAAGATAGAAAAGCAAACTTGGATGCACTAATAGCAAAAGCTGTAGAATGGGAAGCTACTGTCACTGATCCCTCACTTGGATCTTTCTTAGAAGAATTGTCACTAAAATCAACATTAGATGAAGTGAATGGTAACAATGAACGCGTAAATTTAATGACTATCCACAACGGAAAGGGTTTAGAGTTCACCCTAACCTTTTTAGTAGGATTAGAAGAAGAATTATTTCCTCACGCTAATGCAAGAGATAACCATGCTGCAATAGAAGAGGAGCGTCGTTTATGCTATGTTGGGATGACTCGTGCAAAAGAATATTTATACATTACAAATTCAAAGCATCGCTTTATGTGGGGAACACCTAAAATACAACGTCCTAGTCGTTTTCTAAAAGAGATTCCTTCTGAATATGTGGAAAAAGTAAATAGTTATGACGAATATCCATATCGACAAAAACCAACCTTCAAACCACATTACACGGAAAAACAAGAAGAAAGCGTAGAGGAAAAGCCATCTAGTGCCAAATGGGCTAGAGTTTCTTTTAGTTCATTCACAGAAAAAACTTCTATTGAACCTGATCAAACCATCTATAAAGAAGGGGACACAATTTTTCATAAAGAATTTGGGATTGGATTAATGAAACAAGTATACCAAGGTTCAATGGGTCTTACCTATAAAATACTTTTTTCCAATGATGGCAAAGAAAGAACGTTAATTGCAAAATTTGCTAAATTAAAAAAACTTTAA